The Armatimonadota bacterium genome window below encodes:
- the lptC gene encoding LPS export ABC transporter periplasmic protein LptC, with protein sequence MLAAALAAGAFIGWHLRRPPPSVLTPAPAATPPSVAIREAALVLRHQGEKQAEVKADRVEVSADARVAHFRGISRATLYRDGAPVLRLRAREIILDRRTQDFTVLGDIEITSAQGDRMLAPEARWSAARRTLTFPRGVEVKIGGHHLRADRLVVDLALEALQLEGDVDVTFTLEDSLPELGGPR encoded by the coding sequence ATGCTGGCCGCAGCGCTGGCTGCGGGCGCCTTCATCGGGTGGCACCTGCGCCGCCCCCCGCCATCTGTGCTGACTCCTGCGCCGGCCGCCACGCCGCCCAGCGTGGCCATCAGGGAGGCCGCGCTCGTGCTCCGCCACCAGGGAGAGAAGCAGGCGGAGGTGAAGGCTGATCGGGTCGAGGTGAGTGCCGATGCTCGCGTCGCGCATTTCCGCGGCATCTCCCGGGCCACGCTCTACCGGGACGGTGCCCCGGTGCTGCGCCTTCGCGCGCGGGAGATCATCCTGGACCGCCGCACCCAGGACTTCACCGTCCTGGGCGACATTGAGATCACCTCCGCGCAGGGCGACAGGATGCTCGCGCCCGAAGCCCGCTGGAGCGCCGCGCGGCGCACGCTGACCTTCCCACGCGGCGTGGAGGTGAAGATCGGGGGACACCACCTGCGGGCCGACCGGCTAGTGGTGGACCTGGCCCTGGAAGCGCTGCAGCTCGAGGGCGACGTGGATGTGACCTTCACCCTGGAGGACTCCCTGCCCGAGCTGGGAGGCCCACGGTGA
- a CDS encoding LptF/LptG family permease — protein sequence MTTADRYILREIGAPFLLGVGAFVVMLAGDVLYALASLVAARRITLEVLARLLAYKLPAILVITFPVSTLFGALLGLARLTKDQELQALRLAGLSLTRIFAPVLAFGLVAAVAAFFTNEYFAPWANRQANMLLRRAVLGDALPQIRQQVFFRGPGNRFFYIERTDRDQTLHNVMVYEPAGALPRLITARQATWGGRALRLAEGVVRELDEQGFTRYEARFARMDIAVEVDSEAFLAGERTPDEMTARELRRYLAAFGHQGAASASVMELHRKFAVPLAAVVFALLAAPLSVYTAQGGRFLGMGLTVIVLFLYYAVMSSARAMGAAGAVSPALAAWLPNLLFTAGGLAIWARQDQWGRRAPVPSRVSSVGASS from the coding sequence GTGACCACTGCCGACCGGTACATCCTGCGCGAGATCGGAGCACCCTTTCTGCTGGGGGTGGGCGCCTTCGTGGTGATGCTGGCCGGCGATGTGCTCTACGCGCTGGCCAGCCTGGTGGCCGCACGCCGGATTACCCTGGAGGTCCTGGCCAGGTTGCTAGCCTACAAGCTCCCGGCGATCCTGGTCATCACCTTTCCCGTCTCCACTCTCTTTGGCGCCCTGCTGGGGCTGGCCCGCCTGACGAAGGACCAGGAGCTGCAGGCCCTGCGACTGGCCGGCCTCAGCCTGACCCGAATCTTCGCCCCGGTCCTGGCCTTCGGCCTGGTGGCCGCCGTGGCCGCGTTCTTCACCAACGAGTACTTTGCGCCCTGGGCGAACCGGCAGGCCAACATGCTCCTCCGCCGGGCGGTGCTGGGCGACGCCCTGCCGCAGATCCGCCAGCAGGTCTTCTTCCGGGGTCCTGGCAATCGATTCTTCTACATTGAACGCACCGACCGGGACCAGACCCTGCACAACGTCATGGTCTACGAACCGGCAGGTGCACTTCCCCGGCTGATCACTGCGCGCCAGGCGACCTGGGGTGGGCGAGCACTGCGGCTGGCGGAAGGGGTCGTCCGGGAACTGGATGAACAGGGGTTCACGCGGTATGAAGCCCGGTTCGCCCGGATGGACATTGCGGTGGAGGTGGACAGCGAAGCCTTCCTGGCCGGGGAGAGGACGCCGGACGAGATGACCGCCCGCGAACTGCGCCGGTACCTGGCCGCCTTCGGCCACCAGGGGGCGGCGTCGGCCTCGGTCATGGAACTGCACCGCAAGTTCGCTGTTCCGCTGGCAGCCGTGGTCTTTGCGCTGCTGGCCGCGCCGCTCAGCGTGTACACCGCGCAGGGTGGCCGTTTTCTGGGTATGGGGCTGACCGTGATCGTCCTCTTCCTCTACTACGCCGTGATGTCCAGTGCCCGGGCGATGGGGGCTGCCGGGGCCGTCTCCCCCGCCCTCGCCGCCTGGCTGCCCAATCTCCTCTTTACGGCCGGCGGGCTGGCCATCTGGGCCCGCCAGGACCAGTGGGGCCGCCGCGCCCCCGTGCCATCCCGGGTGAGCAGCGTTGGCGCCTCTTCCTAG
- the selB gene encoding selenocysteine-specific translation elongation factor, with protein sequence MSPQQLAATSPAYVLGTAGHIDHGKSALVKALTGIDPDRLEEEKRRGMTIDLGFAHLDLPSGRRVGIVDVPGHERLIKNMLAGAAGIDAVLLVVAADEGVMPQTREHLDILRLLDVRRGLVVLNKVDLVDDPAWLLLVEEDLDRLTAGSFLEGAPVVPVSARTGQGLDRLVVEIDRLLDTVAPRPAEGPVRLPIDRVFTMPGFGTVVTGTLWSGRVRPGETLEVLPGGLAVRVRQVERHGQRMAEVVAGSRAALNLAGVERGALERGMVLATPGTLTPAVQLDARVRVLPAAPPLPHLVRLRLYLGTAEAFCRLALLDRERLSPGEEALVQVRLERPIVAARGDRFVLRRTSPVATLGGGEVITVNPPRRRRGAQAVAEVSALSSADADTLVHAAIAARGVVGAAAQELAPTLAQNPEAVARAAARLVAQGRVIQVRERLFDAAAVDRVTARVRELLVEAHQQMPWRMGVPREELKTRAAPGADDRLFAAVLDRLLAAGTVAVTRGLVHLGTHRPVFAPEEESLRRAILHALGEGRFSPPTLQEVGARLGSGPAFARMVQSLLEEGALVEVAPGIVFAAEIVEEVARRVVAMAQATGEVTVAQVRDALGTSRKFALALLEYFDGIRLTRRLGDRRILGSPPPR encoded by the coding sequence GTGAGTCCGCAGCAGCTCGCCGCAACCTCCCCCGCGTACGTTCTGGGCACCGCCGGGCACATCGACCACGGGAAGAGCGCCCTGGTCAAGGCGCTCACCGGAATCGACCCCGACCGCCTGGAGGAGGAGAAGCGCCGCGGGATGACCATCGATCTGGGCTTCGCCCACCTGGACCTGCCCAGCGGGCGGCGGGTGGGCATCGTCGACGTCCCGGGGCACGAACGGCTGATCAAGAACATGCTGGCCGGCGCGGCCGGAATTGACGCAGTGCTGCTGGTGGTGGCGGCGGACGAAGGGGTGATGCCGCAGACCCGCGAGCACCTGGACATCCTGCGCCTGCTGGATGTGCGGCGGGGGCTGGTGGTGCTGAACAAAGTGGACCTGGTGGACGATCCGGCCTGGCTGCTCCTGGTGGAGGAGGACCTGGACCGCCTGACCGCGGGGTCCTTTCTGGAGGGTGCCCCGGTGGTGCCCGTCTCGGCCAGGACCGGGCAGGGCCTGGATCGGCTCGTGGTAGAGATCGACCGCCTGCTGGATACCGTCGCTCCCCGTCCCGCCGAGGGCCCGGTGCGCCTCCCGATCGACCGGGTCTTCACCATGCCTGGGTTCGGGACCGTGGTGACCGGGACGCTGTGGAGCGGTCGGGTCCGTCCCGGGGAGACGCTGGAGGTCCTGCCGGGCGGGCTGGCCGTCCGCGTGCGCCAGGTGGAGCGCCACGGGCAGCGGATGGCGGAGGTGGTGGCGGGGTCACGGGCGGCGCTGAACCTGGCGGGTGTAGAGCGCGGGGCGCTAGAGCGCGGCATGGTCCTGGCGACCCCGGGGACGCTGACCCCGGCTGTACAGCTCGACGCCCGCGTGCGCGTCTTGCCGGCCGCGCCGCCGCTGCCGCACCTGGTGCGTCTGCGCCTGTACCTGGGAACCGCGGAGGCCTTCTGCCGCCTGGCCCTGCTCGACCGGGAGAGACTGAGCCCGGGGGAGGAAGCACTGGTGCAGGTGCGCCTGGAGCGGCCCATCGTAGCCGCCCGCGGCGACCGGTTCGTCCTGCGCCGCACCTCTCCGGTGGCTACCCTGGGCGGCGGAGAGGTGATCACGGTCAACCCCCCGCGGCGGCGGCGCGGTGCGCAGGCCGTAGCAGAAGTCTCCGCGCTCTCCTCGGCCGACGCAGACACCCTGGTCCATGCCGCCATCGCCGCCCGGGGGGTGGTCGGTGCCGCTGCCCAGGAGCTGGCACCCACGCTGGCGCAGAACCCGGAAGCGGTGGCCCGGGCCGCGGCCCGCCTGGTGGCGCAAGGCAGGGTGATCCAGGTCCGTGAGCGCCTGTTCGATGCCGCAGCTGTAGATCGGGTAACCGCCCGCGTGCGGGAGTTACTGGTGGAGGCGCACCAGCAGATGCCCTGGCGTATGGGGGTGCCCCGCGAGGAGCTCAAAACTCGCGCCGCCCCCGGAGCCGACGACCGCCTCTTCGCCGCCGTCCTGGATCGCCTGCTGGCTGCGGGCACGGTAGCGGTCACCCGCGGCCTGGTCCACCTGGGGACGCACCGCCCGGTGTTTGCACCGGAGGAGGAGAGTCTGCGCCGGGCCATCCTGCACGCTCTGGGGGAGGGACGCTTCTCGCCCCCCACGCTCCAGGAAGTCGGTGCGCGGCTGGGCAGCGGGCCGGCCTTTGCCAGGATGGTGCAGTCGCTGCTGGAAGAGGGAGCGCTGGTGGAGGTGGCGCCCGGGATAGTCTTTGCGGCAGAGATCGTCGAGGAGGTTGCTCGCCGCGTGGTCGCCATGGCGCAGGCTACCGGAGAGGTGACGGTGGCCCAGGTGCGCGACGCGCTGGGAACCAGCCGGAAGTTTGCCCTCGCCCTCCTGGAGTACTTCGACGGCATCCGGCTGACCCGGAGATTGGGCGACCGCAGGATCCTGGGATCACCGCCGCCGCGGTAG
- the selA gene encoding L-seryl-tRNA(Sec) selenium transferase has translation MAVPPDPRLRELPSVERVLQQLEAEGHLHGIPRPLAARYVRRVVEDARRRLLDGSAPTGWSPASVFEESNRVVAWHARGRLTRTINATGIIIHTNLGRAPLSDAAQEAVRAALAGYTLLEVDPETGDRGCRQAHVEGLLEVVTGAEAGYVVNNNAAAVLLGLAALAAGRQVVVSRGELVEIGGAFRMPDVMAQSGARLVEVGTTNKTYLHDYERAISPETALLLKVHRSNFAMTGFVHEVEVRDLVALGVARGIPVMYDLGSGALVDLRTRNLPPEPTVQEAVAAGCALVTFSGDKLLGGPQAGVMVGRVDAVDRCRRHPLARAVRIDRLDLAALAATLRHYLSPEEAWQEVPVLRMLAADPHELTDRALWLARRLRKTLGDRATVTCLSADAQVGGGALPGVALPSAAVLVQPRDGAADAWASRLRQRRPPVMVRIHEGGLLLNLRTILPDELPDVVEAFR, from the coding sequence GTGGCCGTCCCTCCCGACCCCCGGCTGCGCGAGCTCCCCTCCGTGGAGCGGGTGCTCCAGCAACTGGAGGCGGAGGGTCACCTCCACGGGATTCCCCGCCCGCTGGCCGCCCGGTACGTGCGCCGGGTGGTCGAGGACGCCCGCCGCCGCCTGTTAGACGGCAGCGCGCCGACCGGCTGGTCCCCCGCTTCCGTCTTCGAGGAAAGCAACCGAGTTGTGGCCTGGCACGCCCGGGGGCGCCTGACCCGCACCATCAACGCCACCGGCATCATCATCCACACCAACCTGGGGCGCGCCCCCTTGAGCGATGCCGCGCAGGAGGCGGTGCGCGCGGCGCTGGCCGGCTACACCCTCCTGGAGGTCGATCCGGAAACCGGCGACCGCGGCTGCCGTCAGGCGCACGTAGAGGGCCTGCTGGAGGTGGTCACGGGTGCCGAGGCCGGATATGTGGTGAACAACAACGCCGCCGCCGTCCTGCTGGGGCTGGCGGCTCTGGCGGCCGGCCGTCAGGTGGTCGTCTCCCGCGGGGAGCTGGTGGAGATCGGCGGGGCCTTCCGCATGCCGGATGTGATGGCGCAGAGCGGAGCCCGCCTGGTGGAGGTGGGGACGACCAACAAGACCTACCTCCACGACTACGAGCGAGCCATCAGTCCCGAGACCGCCCTGCTGCTGAAGGTGCACCGCAGCAACTTCGCCATGACCGGCTTCGTCCACGAGGTGGAGGTACGCGACCTGGTGGCCCTGGGCGTCGCCCGCGGCATCCCCGTAATGTACGACCTGGGCAGCGGCGCGCTGGTAGACCTGCGCACCCGAAACCTCCCGCCGGAGCCGACGGTCCAGGAGGCGGTAGCGGCAGGCTGCGCCCTGGTCACCTTCAGCGGCGACAAGCTGCTGGGTGGGCCGCAGGCGGGCGTCATGGTCGGCCGGGTGGACGCGGTGGACCGTTGCCGGCGCCACCCGCTGGCCCGCGCCGTGCGCATTGACCGGCTGGACCTGGCCGCTCTCGCGGCCACCCTGCGGCACTACCTCTCCCCGGAGGAGGCCTGGCAGGAGGTGCCAGTGTTGCGCATGCTGGCCGCAGATCCGCACGAGCTGACCGACCGCGCCCTGTGGCTGGCCCGCCGGCTGCGCAAGACCCTGGGCGACCGGGCTACCGTCACCTGCCTCTCAGCGGACGCCCAGGTAGGGGGAGGCGCGCTGCCCGGCGTGGCGCTACCTTCCGCCGCCGTCCTGGTCCAGCCCCGCGACGGCGCGGCGGACGCCTGGGCGTCCCGCCTGCGGCAGCGGCGCCCGCCGGTGATGGTGCGGATCCACGAAGGGGGGTTGCTGCTCAACCTGCGCACCATCCTGCCCGATGAGCTGCCCGACGTCGTCGAAGCCTTCCGGTGA
- a CDS encoding PHP domain-containing protein, with protein MRIDLHTHTVASDGLLTATQLVGLARRWGVGILAVADHDSTESVEEAVRAGREVGIEVIPAVELNTDVPQTEVHILGYFIDHRLEWLQALLRRLREGRLHRAQRMVEKLAALGAPIRLERVLALAGGGAVGRPHVARALVEAGHVSETAEAFARYIGRNGPAYVERLKVAPAQAVEIIRRAGGVAVLAHPGWLGDETMVEELLSAGLEGIEAYYPDHTPAMVERYLQIARSRGLLVTGGTDFHGGDLATRLPPGSQYVPPEAVDRLRERARGRRPAADAPALELAEE; from the coding sequence ATGCGCATTGACCTGCACACCCACACCGTGGCCTCCGACGGCCTGCTCACCGCCACGCAGCTGGTCGGCCTGGCGCGGCGGTGGGGAGTGGGGATCCTGGCCGTGGCCGACCACGACTCCACGGAGAGCGTGGAGGAGGCGGTGCGGGCGGGGAGAGAGGTCGGGATCGAGGTAATCCCGGCGGTGGAGCTGAACACCGACGTCCCGCAGACAGAGGTGCACATCCTGGGCTACTTCATCGACCACCGGCTGGAATGGCTGCAGGCCCTGCTGCGGCGGCTTCGGGAGGGTCGGCTGCACCGGGCGCAGCGCATGGTGGAGAAACTGGCCGCTCTGGGTGCCCCCATCCGCCTGGAGCGGGTCCTGGCGCTGGCCGGCGGAGGGGCGGTGGGCCGGCCACACGTGGCCCGCGCCCTGGTGGAGGCGGGGCACGTCAGCGAGACCGCGGAGGCATTCGCCAGGTACATCGGGCGAAATGGCCCGGCATACGTGGAGCGGTTGAAGGTGGCCCCGGCGCAGGCGGTGGAGATCATCCGCCGCGCCGGGGGGGTGGCCGTGCTGGCCCACCCCGGCTGGCTGGGGGACGAGACCATGGTGGAGGAGCTACTGAGTGCAGGGCTGGAGGGAATCGAGGCCTACTATCCGGACCACACCCCGGCGATGGTGGAGCGCTACCTGCAGATCGCCCGCAGCCGCGGCCTGCTGGTGACCGGGGGGACGGACTTTCACGGCGGGGACCTGGCCACCCGCCTCCCTCCGGGCAGCCAGTACGTGCCCCCGGAGGCCGTCGACCGCCTGCGGGAGCGGGCCCGCGGACGGCGCCCCGCCGCGGATGCCCCCGCGCTGGAGCTGGCCGAGGAATAG
- a CDS encoding TIGR00282 family metallophosphoesterase: MRILMIGDVCGRPGRRILKALLPGLRREYGAALVIANGENAAGGVGITRETAEEILAAGVDVITGGNHTWQKREAVPLLDAHPRLLRPANYPPGAPGRGALTVECPQGPVAVLNLQGRVFMGELDDPFRVGAELTEELRKTTPVIIVDFHAEATSEKVALGWYLDGRVSAVLGTHTHVQTADERILPRGTAFITDVGMTGPRDGVIGMERRAILEHFLTGLPTRFGVARGAVQLCGVALEVDADGRAQSITRIHLLRDEAGATGDAH, from the coding sequence GTGAGGATCCTGATGATCGGCGATGTCTGCGGCCGCCCGGGGCGGCGCATCCTCAAGGCGCTGCTCCCCGGATTGCGCCGTGAGTACGGCGCCGCCCTGGTCATCGCCAACGGGGAGAACGCCGCAGGGGGAGTGGGGATCACCAGGGAAACCGCCGAGGAGATCCTGGCTGCCGGCGTGGACGTCATCACCGGCGGAAACCACACCTGGCAGAAGCGTGAGGCCGTCCCCCTGCTGGATGCGCACCCCCGGCTGCTGCGGCCGGCCAACTACCCGCCGGGGGCGCCCGGGCGCGGTGCGCTCACCGTGGAGTGCCCCCAGGGTCCGGTGGCCGTCCTCAACCTGCAGGGGCGGGTCTTCATGGGGGAGCTGGACGACCCCTTCCGCGTGGGAGCCGAGTTGACGGAGGAGCTGCGCAAGACCACTCCGGTGATCATCGTGGACTTCCACGCGGAGGCCACCTCGGAGAAGGTGGCCCTGGGCTGGTACCTGGACGGCAGGGTGAGCGCCGTGCTGGGGACGCACACCCACGTGCAGACCGCCGATGAGCGCATCCTACCCCGAGGGACGGCCTTCATCACCGACGTGGGGATGACCGGGCCGCGGGACGGGGTCATCGGGATGGAGCGACGGGCCATCCTGGAGCACTTCCTGACCGGTTTGCCCACACGGTTTGGCGTGGCCCGCGGCGCGGTGCAGCTCTGCGGCGTGGCCCTGGAGGTCGATGCCGACGGCCGCGCGCAGAGCATCACCCGCATCCACCTCCTGCGCGACGAGGCCGGGGCGACGGGCGATGCGCATTGA
- the rny gene encoding ribonuclease Y, protein MGAVAFLLGFLLRKSVAEARIQSAEAAAKKILEEAAREAEARKREALVEAKDEAFRIKREAEREIREQRAELQRLERRLVQREENLERKGELQEKRERLIAQKEQEVQKAREEVEALRQQQRQELERISGLTAEQAREQLLRQVSEEAKSDAAALVKKIESAAREEAERRAREIVALAVQRVAADHTAEVTVSVVPLPNEEMKGRVIGREGRNIRALESLTGVDVIIDDTPEAVTLSSFDPVRREVARLALEKLIADGRIHPARIEEMVEKAQRELEQRIREEGERAAFEAGVHGLHPEEIKLLGRLKFRHSYGQNLLQHSVEVALLAGLLATYLDADPVLARRAGLLHDIGKALTHEVDGTHSTIGVDVCRRYHEPPEVINAIEYHHGDAEPSRVESILVAAADAISASRPGARKETVEMYIKRLESLERLATSFPGVDKAYAIQAGREIRVLVKPQEVDDLSAAALARDLARKIESDLEYPGQIKVTVLRETRAIEYAR, encoded by the coding sequence GTGGGTGCGGTCGCGTTCCTCCTTGGATTCCTCCTGCGTAAGAGCGTCGCCGAGGCGCGGATTCAGTCCGCCGAAGCTGCCGCCAAGAAGATTCTGGAGGAGGCGGCCCGCGAGGCTGAGGCCCGGAAGCGGGAGGCCCTGGTTGAGGCCAAGGACGAGGCGTTCCGAATCAAGCGCGAGGCCGAGCGCGAGATCCGCGAACAGCGGGCCGAGCTGCAGCGCCTCGAGCGGCGTCTGGTACAGCGTGAGGAGAACCTCGAGCGCAAGGGAGAGCTCCAGGAGAAGCGCGAGAGACTGATCGCCCAGAAAGAGCAGGAGGTCCAGAAGGCACGCGAAGAGGTCGAGGCGCTCCGCCAGCAGCAGCGGCAGGAACTGGAACGCATCAGCGGGCTGACCGCAGAACAGGCCCGCGAGCAGCTCCTGCGGCAGGTATCTGAGGAAGCCAAGAGCGACGCGGCCGCCCTGGTGAAGAAAATCGAGTCTGCGGCCCGCGAAGAGGCCGAGCGCAGGGCCCGGGAGATTGTGGCCCTGGCCGTGCAGCGGGTTGCCGCCGACCACACGGCCGAGGTGACCGTCTCCGTGGTCCCCCTGCCCAACGAGGAGATGAAGGGGCGGGTCATCGGCCGGGAGGGGCGGAACATCCGCGCCCTGGAGAGCCTCACCGGCGTGGACGTGATCATCGACGACACGCCGGAGGCCGTCACCCTCTCTTCCTTCGATCCGGTGCGCCGCGAGGTGGCCCGTCTGGCCCTGGAGAAGTTGATCGCCGACGGGCGTATCCACCCGGCTCGGATCGAGGAGATGGTGGAGAAGGCCCAGCGGGAGCTGGAGCAGCGCATCCGGGAGGAGGGGGAGCGGGCGGCCTTTGAGGCCGGCGTGCACGGCCTGCATCCCGAGGAGATCAAGCTGCTGGGGCGGTTGAAGTTCCGCCACTCCTACGGGCAGAACCTCCTGCAGCACTCCGTGGAGGTGGCGCTGCTGGCCGGGCTGCTGGCCACCTACCTGGATGCAGACCCCGTCCTGGCCCGCCGTGCCGGGTTGCTCCACGACATCGGCAAGGCCCTCACCCACGAGGTGGACGGCACGCACAGCACCATCGGGGTGGACGTCTGCCGCCGCTACCACGAGCCCCCGGAAGTGATCAACGCCATCGAGTACCACCACGGCGACGCCGAGCCCAGCCGGGTGGAGTCCATCCTGGTGGCCGCAGCCGACGCCATCTCCGCCAGCCGCCCCGGGGCCCGCAAGGAGACCGTGGAGATGTACATCAAGCGGCTGGAGAGCCTTGAACGCCTGGCCACCTCTTTCCCGGGGGTGGACAAGGCTTACGCCATCCAGGCGGGGAGGGAGATCCGCGTGCTGGTCAAGCCTCAGGAGGTGGACGATCTCTCCGCCGCCGCGCTGGCGCGGGACCTGGCCCGGAAGATCGAGAGCGACCTGGAGTACCCGGGCCAGATTAAGGTGACCGTGCTGCGCGAGACGCGGGCCATCGAGTACGCGCGGTAG
- a CDS encoding AAA family ATPase, with protein sequence MRLLALHIHHFRRFQEAVYVFDPRLNVLVGPNEAGKSTVRQAILTAFFVNPATTARRVESWRPWGSESLGAITLEFEAEGRRFELRKDFEHRRAQLRDLHQGRTWEGARAQERMLQALGLSTEALYRSTAMVEQAEIASLRVGAADIGARLSRVVQAGPGDAEAGAVLRRLERELTELERGLDRPVKNPGVIRRLQEEVEGLQAQQAELQRRITRLDAQREELKRLRGEAEAAARELRDREALLQANRDVMALQAQLDPLRAREGALAERVAAIEKGYLRLQELGRDLEILQSRGVPDDSSIARLHTAAGAVQSQRQEVQRRQVELRAAQEAMDALASTPAVPRGVGVLPGLLLLAGAVAAALGAARVFTVPVAVLLVAILAGGAALLGVARQRRAGELRREREAAAARVEEVERGLRAARHTLAEQEETLRTVLAATGSATPEQAEQRQAQMRQLFQEQAAVRTMVEALLGGRTLEDLREELGRVRADIAGREVVLQRPEVAAKRLGPLQVQQLEHQVSDLTRRVHALQARREHLEREAAEGTPDYEGLMVVEEQLAERREALEAARRRARVWRAAKDGLQTARQQALIPARRLVEERAGEYLSLLTLGAYDRVRIEEPPLRVWVWVPQAGAWLEPAEPSLSRGTADQAYLAVRLALVEVLAEGSHPPLLLDDPFGTFDQDRLRAAMALLRRISESHQVLLFTCRQEYEPFADRVIAVAEEAPPQLPGPLWQPPPPAH encoded by the coding sequence GTGCGCCTGCTGGCGCTGCACATCCACCACTTCCGCCGGTTCCAGGAAGCTGTCTACGTCTTCGACCCCCGCCTCAACGTCCTGGTGGGGCCCAATGAGGCGGGGAAGTCCACGGTGCGCCAGGCCATCCTCACGGCCTTCTTCGTCAATCCGGCGACCACGGCCAGGCGGGTGGAGAGCTGGCGCCCCTGGGGCAGCGAGAGCCTGGGAGCCATCACCCTGGAGTTCGAGGCAGAGGGGAGGCGTTTTGAGCTGCGCAAGGACTTCGAGCACCGCCGCGCGCAGCTGCGGGATCTGCACCAGGGGCGGACCTGGGAGGGAGCGCGGGCGCAGGAACGGATGCTGCAGGCCCTGGGCCTCTCCACGGAGGCGCTGTACCGGTCCACAGCGATGGTGGAGCAGGCGGAGATTGCAAGCTTGCGGGTCGGGGCTGCCGACATCGGGGCCCGCCTCTCCCGCGTCGTCCAGGCCGGCCCCGGAGATGCGGAGGCGGGTGCCGTGCTCAGGCGGCTGGAGAGGGAGCTCACCGAGCTGGAGCGGGGGCTGGACCGGCCGGTGAAGAACCCGGGGGTGATCCGCCGCCTGCAGGAGGAGGTGGAAGGGCTCCAGGCGCAGCAGGCCGAGCTGCAGCGGCGCATCACCCGCCTCGACGCGCAGCGGGAGGAGCTTAAGCGGCTCCGCGGCGAGGCCGAGGCGGCCGCGCGGGAGCTGCGGGACCGGGAGGCCTTGCTGCAGGCGAACCGCGACGTCATGGCCCTGCAGGCGCAGCTCGATCCGCTCCGCGCCCGGGAGGGTGCCCTGGCGGAACGGGTCGCGGCCATTGAGAAAGGCTACCTCCGCCTCCAGGAGCTGGGGCGTGACCTGGAGATCCTGCAAAGCCGCGGCGTCCCCGATGACTCCTCCATCGCCCGGCTGCACACGGCCGCAGGCGCCGTACAGAGCCAGCGGCAGGAGGTGCAGCGGCGGCAGGTGGAGCTGCGGGCCGCGCAGGAGGCTATGGACGCGCTGGCATCAACGCCGGCTGTGCCGCGGGGTGTCGGGGTGCTGCCAGGCCTCCTGCTACTGGCGGGAGCTGTGGCGGCGGCACTGGGGGCGGCACGGGTCTTCACGGTCCCGGTGGCGGTCCTTCTGGTGGCCATCCTGGCGGGGGGAGCGGCGCTCCTTGGTGTCGCCCGCCAGCGCAGGGCGGGGGAGCTGCGCCGGGAACGGGAGGCCGCGGCCGCACGCGTGGAGGAGGTGGAGCGGGGGCTGCGCGCGGCCCGACACACCCTGGCAGAACAGGAGGAGACGCTGCGCACCGTCCTGGCGGCCACAGGGAGCGCTACGCCCGAGCAGGCGGAGCAGCGGCAGGCACAGATGCGCCAGCTCTTCCAGGAGCAGGCGGCGGTGCGCACCATGGTAGAGGCGCTTCTGGGCGGCCGGACGCTGGAGGACCTGCGGGAAGAGCTCGGCCGGGTGCGCGCGGACATTGCCGGGCGGGAGGTCGTTCTGCAGCGGCCCGAAGTGGCGGCCAAGCGGCTCGGCCCCCTGCAGGTACAGCAGCTCGAGCACCAGGTGAGCGACCTGACCCGGCGGGTGCACGCGCTGCAGGCGCGGCGAGAGCACCTGGAGCGGGAAGCGGCAGAAGGGACACCGGACTACGAGGGGCTAATGGTGGTCGAGGAGCAGCTGGCGGAGCGCCGGGAGGCGCTGGAGGCGGCGCGGCGCAGGGCCCGCGTCTGGCGGGCGGCGAAGGACGGGCTGCAGACGGCGCGCCAGCAGGCTCTCATCCCGGCGAGGCGGCTGGTGGAGGAGCGGGCGGGGGAGTACCTCAGCCTGCTCACGCTGGGGGCCTACGACAGAGTGCGGATCGAGGAGCCTCCGCTGCGGGTGTGGGTCTGGGTGCCTCAGGCAGGCGCCTGGCTGGAGCCGGCCGAGCCCTCTCTGTCACGGGGGACTGCGGACCAGGCCTACCTGGCCGTGCGCCTGGCTCTGGTTGAGGTGCTCGCGGAGGGCAGCCATCCCCCGCTGCTCCTGGATGACCCGTTCGGGACATTCGACCAGGACCGGCTGCGGGCGGCGATGGCTCTGCTGCGGCGGATCAGCGAGTCCCACCAGGTACTGCTCTTCACCTGCCGGCAGGAGTATGAGCCTTTTGCCGACCGGGTCATCGCCGTTGCGGAGGAGGCGCCACCACAATTGCCCGGTCCCCTCTGGCAGCCGCCCCCGCCAGCCCACTGA